In Streptomyces violaceusniger Tu 4113, one DNA window encodes the following:
- a CDS encoding ROK family protein codes for MPRDLIAALDIGGTKIAGALVDGSGKLVARARRATRAQEDGATVMRQVTAVLKELAATAHWSRVAAVGIGSAGPVDASVGTVSPVNIPGWRDFPLVAGVRETTGALPLTLVGDGPAMTAAEHWQGAARGRKSALCMVVSTGVGGGLVLGGLLHPGPTGNAGHIGHISVHLNGDLCPCGGRGCVERIASGPNIARRALDGGWRPGPDGDTSAQAVAASARDGDPVARASFERAAQALAAGIAATAALVEIEVAVIGGGVAGAGDVLFTPLRRALRDYATLSFVQGLEVVPAQMGTDAGLVGAAAAAAQEARLEGFGPAAGHPTGD; via the coding sequence ATGCCACGTGACCTCATCGCCGCACTGGACATCGGCGGGACCAAGATCGCGGGCGCTCTGGTGGACGGGAGCGGAAAACTGGTCGCACGGGCCCGCCGCGCCACCCGTGCCCAGGAAGACGGCGCGACGGTCATGCGGCAGGTCACCGCCGTGCTCAAGGAGCTCGCGGCCACCGCGCACTGGTCGCGGGTCGCCGCCGTCGGCATCGGCAGCGCGGGCCCGGTGGACGCCTCCGTGGGCACCGTCAGCCCCGTCAACATCCCCGGCTGGCGTGACTTCCCGCTGGTCGCCGGGGTCCGGGAGACCACCGGCGCACTGCCGCTGACGCTGGTCGGCGACGGGCCGGCGATGACGGCCGCCGAGCACTGGCAGGGCGCGGCGCGCGGCCGTAAGAGCGCGCTGTGCATGGTGGTCTCCACCGGCGTGGGCGGCGGGCTGGTCCTGGGCGGCCTGCTGCACCCGGGCCCGACCGGCAATGCCGGGCACATCGGCCACATCAGCGTGCACCTGAACGGGGACCTGTGCCCCTGTGGCGGACGCGGCTGCGTGGAGCGGATCGCCAGCGGTCCCAACATCGCCCGCCGCGCTCTGGACGGGGGCTGGCGCCCGGGTCCGGACGGCGACACCAGCGCCCAGGCCGTCGCCGCCTCGGCGCGGGACGGCGACCCGGTGGCGCGGGCCTCCTTCGAACGGGCGGCCCAGGCCCTGGCCGCCGGAATCGCCGCGACCGCCGCGCTCGTCGAGATCGAGGTGGCGGTCATCGGCGGCGGGGTGGCGGGCGCCGGGGACGTGCTCTTCACGCCCCTGCGGCGCGCCCTGCGCGACTACGCGACCCTGTCGTTCGTCCAGGGACTGGAGGTCGTCCCGGCACAGATGGGCACCGACGCGGGGCTGGTGGGCGCGGCCGCCGCGGCGGCGCAGGAGGCGCGGCTGGAGGGGTTCGGCCCGGCGGCGGGGCATCCGACCGGCGATTGA
- a CDS encoding LacI family DNA-binding transcriptional regulator — translation MTDTAPSTATRRYGTRPTMKDVAARAGVGLKTVSRVVNGEPGVTPDTERRVQEAITALGFRRNDSARILRKGRTASIGLVLEDLADPFYGPLSRAVEEIARAHGALLINGSSAEDPEREQELVLALCARRVDGLVIIPAGRDHRYLAPEMAAGVATVFVDRPAGRVDADAVLSDSFGGSRDAVAHLIAHGHRRIGFLGDLPGIHTAAERLRGYHAAMSDAGLPVHDAWVSPGPTDPERVRAAATAMLNATEPVTALFAGNNRVTVTVVRVLAERPAPAAPVALVGFDDFELADLLSPGITVIAQDSAQLGRTAADLLFRRLDGASGDPQRVVLPTRLIPRGSGELPPPATSTP, via the coding sequence GTGACCGACACCGCCCCGAGCACCGCCACACGCCGTTACGGCACCCGGCCCACTATGAAGGACGTCGCCGCACGGGCCGGAGTCGGCCTCAAAACCGTCTCCAGAGTGGTCAACGGCGAACCGGGCGTCACCCCCGACACCGAGCGCCGCGTCCAGGAGGCCATCACCGCACTCGGCTTCCGCCGCAACGACAGCGCCCGCATTCTGCGCAAGGGCCGTACGGCGAGCATCGGACTGGTCCTGGAGGATCTGGCCGACCCCTTCTACGGTCCGCTGAGCCGCGCCGTCGAGGAGATCGCCCGGGCCCATGGCGCACTGCTGATCAACGGATCCAGCGCGGAGGACCCCGAGCGCGAGCAGGAGCTGGTGCTCGCCCTGTGCGCGCGCCGGGTCGACGGCCTCGTCATCATCCCGGCCGGCCGTGACCACCGCTATCTGGCCCCCGAGATGGCGGCCGGGGTCGCCACCGTCTTCGTCGACCGCCCCGCGGGCCGTGTCGACGCCGACGCCGTCCTCTCCGACAGCTTCGGCGGTTCCCGCGACGCCGTCGCCCATCTGATCGCCCACGGCCACCGCCGGATCGGGTTCCTCGGCGACCTGCCGGGCATCCACACCGCCGCCGAGCGGCTGCGCGGCTACCACGCGGCGATGAGCGACGCCGGACTGCCGGTCCATGACGCCTGGGTCTCGCCCGGCCCCACCGATCCGGAGCGGGTCCGGGCCGCGGCCACCGCGATGCTGAACGCCACCGAGCCGGTCACCGCGCTCTTCGCGGGCAACAACCGGGTCACGGTCACGGTCGTACGGGTCCTGGCCGAGCGCCCCGCGCCCGCCGCGCCGGTGGCCCTCGTCGGCTTCGACGACTTCGAGCTCGCCGATCTGCTCTCCCCCGGGATCACCGTCATAGCCCAGGACTCGGCCCAGCTCGGCCGCACCGCCGCCGATCTGCTCTTCCGTCGCCTCGACGGCGCGAGTGGGGACCCCCAGCGGGTCGTGCTGCCGACCCGGCTGATCCCGCGCGGCTCCGGCGAACTGCCCCCGCCCGCGACGTCCACACCCTGA
- a CDS encoding SHOCT domain-containing protein codes for MDYPLLNVFLTTMWVFLWILWLALLFRVFTDLFRDDSLSGWAKAGWTVFALLLPFLGVIVYLVARGRGMGMREMKRAEQAEKDFREFVRTTGTTGRAEELEHLVELKNHGDLTPEEYERAKAKVLAA; via the coding sequence ATGGACTACCCACTGCTGAATGTTTTCCTGACCACGATGTGGGTCTTTCTCTGGATCCTCTGGCTGGCGCTTCTGTTCCGTGTCTTCACCGACCTCTTCCGTGACGACTCGCTGAGCGGCTGGGCCAAGGCGGGCTGGACCGTCTTCGCCCTCCTGCTGCCCTTCCTCGGCGTCATCGTGTACCTGGTGGCACGGGGGCGGGGGATGGGCATGCGCGAGATGAAGCGTGCGGAGCAGGCGGAGAAGGACTTCCGGGAGTTCGTGCGCACGACCGGTACCACCGGCCGGGCGGAGGAGCTCGAGCACCTCGTGGAGCTCAAGAACCACGGCGACCTCACGCCCGAGGAGTACGAACGGGCCAAGGCCAAGGTCCTGGCCGCTTGA
- a CDS encoding GAP family protein, translating into MIGRRGLEGQAVVDLQILPLAVTMMAGPQIVAAVILVTTARPVRVSLAFLLGVAVATAAGVALARGLCGLLGQVVSPGSPADRGSAASVVQLVLVGLLALVAVKNVVKRRTVEPPKWLGALMEAGPRKALTTGLLIILLMPSDIVVMLTVGANLEQHRAGLAAALPFIAATVLIAALPLLGYLLLGDRARRAMPRLREWLATHSWVVNAAACLIFIVLILTP; encoded by the coding sequence GTGATCGGGCGACGAGGGCTGGAAGGGCAGGCGGTCGTGGATCTCCAGATTCTTCCCTTGGCCGTCACCATGATGGCCGGCCCTCAGATCGTGGCCGCGGTCATCCTGGTGACCACCGCGCGTCCGGTGCGGGTGTCCCTGGCGTTTCTGCTCGGGGTGGCGGTCGCGACCGCGGCGGGGGTCGCCCTCGCCCGGGGGCTGTGCGGGCTGCTGGGGCAGGTGGTCTCGCCGGGCAGCCCGGCCGACCGGGGATCGGCCGCGTCGGTCGTACAGCTCGTGCTGGTGGGGCTGTTGGCACTGGTCGCTGTCAAGAACGTGGTGAAGCGGCGGACGGTCGAGCCGCCGAAGTGGCTGGGCGCGCTGATGGAAGCCGGTCCCCGTAAGGCGCTCACGACCGGCTTGCTGATCATCCTGCTCATGCCGTCCGACATCGTGGTCATGCTGACCGTAGGAGCCAATCTGGAGCAGCACCGGGCGGGGTTGGCGGCGGCGCTGCCGTTCATCGCCGCCACCGTACTGATCGCGGCGCTGCCGCTGCTGGGCTACCTCCTCCTCGGCGACCGGGCGCGGCGCGCGATGCCCCGGCTCCGGGAGTGGCTCGCCACCCATAGCTGGGTGGTCAATGCCGCCGCATGCCTGATCTTCATCGTGCTCATCCTGACCCCCTGA
- a CDS encoding DUF6986 family protein encodes MKPQETVPTSLPGAVRASIADSLATVDAELARRYPGDPGTRQPVHTVYVPGDLLTATTARDWGDQALAALDQHAPDADSFAAVLGLPEDLAEPVHTRVRAKLEREPVEDLRIDFEDGYGPRPDAEEDAAAARAASLLAAACAEGGAPPCAGIRMKCMEAAVRDRGIRTLDIFLTGLMAAGGLPDGLVLTLPKVTYAEQVTAMVRLCEEFEKARGLAPGRIGFEIQIETTQAILGSDGRATVARMIDAAEGRATGLHYGTFDYSASCGVGAAHQSMDHPVADHAKAVMQVAAAGTGVRLSDGSTNVLPIGPTERVHDAWRLHHGLVRRSLARAYYQGWDMHPGHLPTRYAAVYAFYREGLEAAAERLAAYVDRTAQGTGIADEPATAKALSGHLVRGLDCRALDGAEVERLTGLGRAELDALAGRAPAVS; translated from the coding sequence ATGAAGCCTCAGGAGACCGTGCCGACCAGCCTGCCCGGTGCCGTAAGGGCGTCCATCGCCGACTCACTCGCCACCGTCGACGCCGAACTCGCCCGCCGCTACCCCGGCGACCCGGGCACCCGCCAGCCCGTTCACACCGTCTACGTGCCCGGCGACCTCCTCACCGCCACCACCGCGCGCGACTGGGGCGACCAGGCGCTGGCGGCCCTCGACCAGCACGCCCCCGACGCCGACTCCTTCGCCGCCGTCCTCGGCCTCCCCGAGGACCTCGCCGAACCCGTCCACACCCGGGTGCGGGCCAAGCTGGAGCGCGAGCCCGTGGAGGATCTGCGCATCGACTTCGAGGACGGCTACGGCCCGCGCCCCGACGCCGAGGAGGACGCCGCGGCCGCCCGCGCCGCCTCGCTTCTCGCGGCCGCCTGCGCCGAGGGCGGCGCGCCGCCCTGTGCGGGCATCCGCATGAAGTGCATGGAGGCCGCCGTACGCGACCGGGGCATCCGCACCCTCGACATCTTCCTTACCGGGCTCATGGCGGCCGGCGGACTGCCGGACGGCCTGGTGCTCACTCTGCCCAAGGTGACGTACGCGGAGCAGGTCACCGCGATGGTCCGGCTGTGCGAGGAGTTCGAGAAGGCGCGCGGGCTCGCCCCGGGCCGCATCGGCTTCGAGATCCAGATCGAGACCACCCAGGCCATCCTCGGCTCCGACGGCCGGGCCACCGTCGCCCGAATGATCGACGCCGCGGAGGGGCGCGCCACCGGACTGCACTACGGCACCTTCGACTACAGCGCCTCCTGCGGGGTCGGCGCCGCCCACCAGTCCATGGACCACCCCGTCGCCGACCACGCCAAGGCGGTGATGCAGGTCGCCGCCGCCGGTACCGGAGTACGGCTCTCGGACGGCTCGACCAACGTCCTGCCCATCGGCCCCACCGAGCGGGTCCACGACGCCTGGCGGCTCCACCACGGCCTGGTCCGGCGGTCATTGGCGCGCGCGTACTACCAGGGCTGGGACATGCACCCCGGCCACCTCCCCACCCGCTACGCCGCCGTCTACGCGTTCTACCGCGAGGGCCTGGAGGCCGCGGCGGAGCGGCTCGCCGCGTATGTGGACCGTACGGCCCAAGGCACCGGCATCGCCGACGAACCGGCCACCGCCAAGGCGCTCAGCGGCCATCTGGTGCGCGGGCTGGACTGCCGGGCCCTCGACGGCGCCGAGGTCGAGCGGCTGACCGGCCTGGGCCGCGCCGAACTCGACGCGCTGGCGGGGCGGGCCCCGGCCGTCTCCTGA
- a CDS encoding electron transfer flavoprotein subunit alpha/FixB family protein produces the protein MAEVLVYVDHVDGAVRKPTLELLTLARRIGEPVAVALGAGAGDTASALAEHGAVKVLTADAPEFADYLVVPKVDALQAAYEAVSPAAVLFPSSAEGKEIAARLAVRVGSGIITDAVDLEAGEEGPVATQSVFAAAFTTKSRVSKGTPVITVKPNSAAVEAAPAAGAVEALSVSFSEQATGTKVVSRTPRESTGRPELTEAAIVVSGGRGVGGAENFPVVEALADSLGAAVGASRAAVDAGWYPHTNQVGQTGKTVSPQLYVAAGISGAIQHRAGMQTSKTIVAVNKDAEAPIFDLVDYGVVGDLFEVVPQLTEEVKTRKG, from the coding sequence ATGGCTGAAGTCCTTGTCTACGTCGACCACGTGGACGGTGCCGTCCGCAAGCCCACTCTGGAGCTGCTGACCCTGGCCCGCCGTATCGGCGAGCCCGTCGCCGTCGCCCTGGGCGCGGGTGCCGGGGACACGGCGTCCGCCCTTGCCGAGCATGGTGCGGTGAAGGTGCTGACCGCTGACGCGCCCGAGTTCGCCGACTACCTCGTGGTCCCGAAGGTCGACGCGCTCCAGGCCGCGTATGAGGCGGTGTCCCCGGCCGCCGTGCTGTTCCCCTCCTCCGCGGAGGGCAAGGAGATCGCGGCCCGTCTCGCGGTCCGCGTCGGGTCGGGGATCATCACCGACGCGGTGGACCTGGAGGCCGGTGAGGAGGGTCCGGTGGCCACGCAGTCGGTGTTCGCCGCCGCGTTCACGACCAAGTCCCGTGTGTCCAAGGGCACGCCGGTGATCACGGTGAAGCCGAATTCGGCGGCTGTGGAGGCCGCTCCGGCCGCGGGTGCGGTCGAGGCGCTGTCGGTGTCGTTCTCGGAGCAGGCGACGGGGACGAAGGTGGTCTCGCGTACGCCGCGTGAGTCGACGGGGCGTCCGGAGCTGACCGAGGCGGCGATCGTGGTCTCCGGTGGCCGTGGTGTGGGCGGTGCGGAGAACTTCCCCGTCGTCGAGGCGCTGGCCGACTCCCTGGGTGCGGCTGTCGGCGCCTCTCGTGCGGCGGTGGACGCGGGCTGGTATCCGCACACCAATCAGGTCGGTCAGACCGGTAAGACGGTCTCGCCGCAGCTGTACGTGGCGGCGGGTATCTCGGGTGCGATCCAGCACCGGGCCGGTATGCAGACCTCGAAGACGATCGTGGCGGTCAACAAGGACGCCGAGGCTCCGATCTTCGATCTGGTCGACTACGGCGTGGTCGGTGACCTCTTCGAGGTCGTCCCGCAGCTGACCGAAGAGGTCAAGACCCGCAAGGGCTGA
- a CDS encoding electron transfer flavoprotein subunit beta/FixA family protein, whose protein sequence is MSLRIVVCVKYVPDATGDRHFAEDLTVDRDDVDGLLSELDEYAVEQALQIAGEADDAEITVMTVGPEDAKDALRKALSMGADKAVHVEDDDLHGTDALGTSLVLAKAVEKAGYDLVVCGMASTDGTMGVLPAMLAERLGVPQVSLLSEVSVEDGTVKGRRDGDTATELLEARLPAVVSVTDQSGEARYPSFKGIMAAKKKPVESWDLEDLEIESDEVGLEGAWTAVDGATERPARTAGTIVKDEGEGGKQLAEFLAGQKFI, encoded by the coding sequence GTGAGCTTGAGGATCGTTGTCTGTGTGAAGTACGTGCCCGACGCCACCGGCGACCGGCACTTCGCCGAGGACCTGACCGTCGATCGCGACGACGTGGACGGCCTGCTGTCGGAGCTGGACGAGTACGCCGTTGAGCAGGCCCTCCAGATCGCCGGCGAAGCCGATGACGCCGAGATCACCGTGATGACGGTCGGTCCGGAGGATGCCAAGGACGCGCTGCGCAAGGCGCTGTCGATGGGGGCGGACAAGGCCGTGCATGTCGAGGACGACGATCTGCACGGCACGGACGCGCTGGGTACCTCGCTGGTGCTGGCCAAGGCTGTGGAGAAGGCCGGCTATGACCTGGTGGTCTGTGGCATGGCCTCCACCGACGGCACGATGGGTGTGCTTCCGGCGATGCTGGCGGAGCGGCTGGGTGTGCCGCAGGTGTCGCTGTTGTCGGAGGTGTCGGTCGAGGACGGCACAGTGAAGGGGCGCCGGGATGGTGACACCGCGACGGAGTTGCTGGAGGCGCGGCTTCCGGCGGTGGTGTCGGTGACGGACCAGTCGGGTGAGGCGCGTTACCCGTCGTTCAAGGGCATCATGGCGGCGAAGAAGAAGCCGGTGGAGTCCTGGGACCTGGAGGACCTGGAGATCGAGTCGGACGAGGTCGGTCTCGAGGGTGCCTGGACCGCGGTGGACGGTGCCACGGAGCGTCCGGCCCGTACCGCGGGCACGATCGTCAAGGACGAGGGCGAGGGCGGCAAGCAGCTCGCCGAGTTCCTCGCGGGTCAGAAGTTCATCTGA
- a CDS encoding flavin reductase family protein, whose protein sequence is MTATHDLGTSSLATSDLFRSVFRRHASGVAVITAQDTRPVGFTATSLASVAAEPPLLSFGVGSGSSSWPVLSEAEHVGVHILGEHQRELAATFARSGADRFGPATDWRSGPEGVPVLDGVLAWLVCRVVARIPAGDHRVVIGEVTTGTAAGAGRPLLYHQGRFNALRD, encoded by the coding sequence ATGACGGCAACGCACGACCTCGGTACGTCCTCGCTCGCGACGTCCGACCTCTTCCGCTCCGTCTTCCGCCGGCACGCCTCCGGCGTCGCCGTGATCACCGCCCAGGACACCCGCCCCGTCGGCTTCACCGCCACCTCCCTGGCCTCCGTCGCCGCCGAGCCGCCGCTGCTCTCCTTCGGCGTGGGCAGCGGCTCCTCGAGCTGGCCGGTGCTCTCCGAGGCCGAGCACGTCGGTGTCCACATCCTGGGCGAGCACCAACGGGAGCTGGCCGCGACCTTCGCGCGCAGCGGTGCCGACCGCTTCGGACCGGCCACCGACTGGCGCTCGGGACCCGAGGGCGTACCAGTGCTCGACGGGGTGCTGGCGTGGCTGGTGTGCCGGGTGGTGGCCCGCATACCCGCCGGGGACCACCGGGTGGTGATCGGCGAGGTGACCACGGGCACCGCGGCAGGGGCAGGCCGTCCGCTGCTGTACCACCAGGGGCGCTTCAACGCGCTGCGCGACTGA
- a CDS encoding thioredoxin family protein: MHGGGPIGRRQVRDGDGGRRLGAAELGAELGERATLLQFSSAFCQPCRATRRTLSEVVAMVDGVAHIEIDAEARLELVRALGIARTPTVLVLDAAGRIVRRASGQPRRADVIAALGDAV, encoded by the coding sequence CTGCACGGGGGAGGTCCGATCGGGAGGAGACAGGTGCGAGACGGCGACGGAGGCCGGCGGCTGGGCGCCGCCGAGCTGGGCGCGGAGCTGGGGGAGCGGGCGACGCTGCTCCAGTTCTCCAGCGCTTTCTGCCAGCCCTGCCGGGCCACCCGGCGGACGCTGTCCGAGGTGGTCGCGATGGTCGACGGGGTGGCGCACATCGAGATCGATGCCGAGGCGCGGCTGGAGCTCGTCAGGGCCTTGGGCATCGCCCGTACCCCCACCGTGCTGGTGCTCGACGCGGCCGGGCGGATCGTGCGGCGGGCCTCCGGGCAGCCGCGCCGGGCCGATGTCATCGCCGCTCTGGGTGATGCCGTGTGA
- a CDS encoding lysophospholipid acyltransferase family protein: MAELVYPPVIGMARTMFKALDLRFDIKGTENVPQAGGAVLVSNHIGYLDFVFCGLTALPAKRLVRFMAKESVFRHKVSGPLMRAMKHIPVDRAAGMDAYKHALKALRSGEIIGVFPEATISRSFALKNFKSGAARLAQEAGVPLLPMALWGTQRLWTKGQKRALGRHHFPITMRVGEPMEADPTEPSDTLTERLRGRVQELLEAAQRAYPVRPKGPDDTWWVPAHLGGTAPTPAEALALDRSR, from the coding sequence ATGGCAGAGCTCGTCTACCCGCCGGTGATCGGCATGGCCCGCACCATGTTCAAGGCGCTCGATCTGCGCTTCGACATCAAGGGCACGGAGAATGTCCCGCAGGCGGGCGGCGCGGTTCTGGTGAGCAACCATATCGGCTATCTCGACTTCGTCTTCTGCGGGCTGACCGCCCTTCCGGCGAAGCGGCTGGTGCGGTTCATGGCCAAGGAGTCGGTCTTCCGGCACAAGGTCTCCGGGCCGTTGATGCGCGCGATGAAGCACATTCCGGTGGACCGCGCGGCGGGCATGGACGCGTACAAGCACGCGCTGAAGGCGCTGCGCTCCGGCGAGATCATCGGGGTCTTCCCGGAGGCGACGATCTCTCGGTCGTTCGCCCTCAAGAACTTCAAGTCCGGCGCGGCCCGGCTGGCGCAGGAGGCGGGCGTCCCGCTGCTGCCGATGGCGCTGTGGGGCACGCAGCGGCTGTGGACCAAGGGGCAGAAGCGGGCGCTGGGCCGCCACCACTTCCCGATCACGATGCGGGTCGGCGAGCCGATGGAGGCCGACCCGACCGAGCCCTCGGACACCCTGACGGAGCGGCTGCGCGGCCGGGTGCAGGAGCTGCTGGAGGCGGCGCAGCGGGCGTATCCGGTGCGGCCCAAGGGCCCGGACGACACCTGGTGGGTCCCGGCCCATCTGGGCGGCACCGCACCCACCCCGGCCGAGGCGCTGGCCCTGGACCGGAGCCGGTGA
- a CDS encoding threonine aldolase family protein, which produces MRTDARRHHDPEVSGFASDNYAGAHPEILAALALANGGHQVSYGEDDYTAHLQFVMRSHFGPHAQAFPVFNGTGANVVALQALTDRWGAVICADTAHINVDECGAPERVGGLKLLTVPTEDGKLTPELIDRQAWGWDDEHRAMPQVVSIAQNTELGTVYTVDEIRAICDHAHERGMKVHLDGARIANAAASLDVPMRSFTNAAGVDILSFGGTKNGMLFGEAVVVLDPDAMGAMKHLRKLSMQLASKMRFISVQLEALLARDLWLRNARHANTMAQRLADGVRAVDGVKILHPVQANAVFARLPHEVSERLQKRYRFYFWDEAAGDVRWMCSFDTTEEDVDGFITAVKEEMGR; this is translated from the coding sequence GTGAGGACCGACGCCCGTCGCCACCACGACCCCGAGGTGAGCGGCTTCGCCAGCGACAACTACGCCGGCGCCCACCCGGAGATCCTCGCCGCCCTCGCGCTCGCCAACGGAGGCCATCAGGTCTCCTACGGCGAGGACGACTACACCGCGCATCTGCAGTTCGTCATGCGCAGCCACTTCGGCCCGCACGCACAGGCGTTCCCGGTCTTCAACGGAACCGGCGCCAATGTCGTCGCCCTGCAGGCGCTCACCGACCGATGGGGCGCGGTCATCTGCGCCGACACCGCCCATATCAACGTCGACGAGTGCGGGGCGCCCGAGCGCGTCGGAGGGCTCAAGCTGCTCACCGTCCCCACCGAGGACGGCAAACTCACCCCCGAGCTCATCGACCGCCAGGCATGGGGCTGGGACGATGAGCACCGGGCGATGCCGCAGGTCGTCTCGATCGCCCAGAACACCGAGCTCGGCACCGTCTACACGGTGGACGAGATCCGCGCCATCTGTGATCACGCCCACGAGCGCGGGATGAAGGTCCACCTCGACGGCGCCCGGATAGCCAACGCGGCCGCGTCCCTGGACGTGCCGATGCGCTCGTTCACCAATGCGGCGGGCGTCGACATCCTGTCCTTCGGCGGCACCAAGAACGGGATGCTCTTCGGCGAGGCCGTCGTCGTCCTCGACCCGGACGCGATGGGTGCCATGAAGCATCTGCGCAAGCTGTCCATGCAACTGGCGTCCAAGATGCGGTTCATCTCCGTCCAGCTCGAGGCCCTGCTCGCCCGCGACCTGTGGCTGCGCAACGCCCGTCACGCCAACACCATGGCCCAGCGGCTGGCCGACGGGGTGCGCGCGGTGGACGGAGTGAAGATCCTCCACCCGGTCCAGGCCAACGCGGTCTTCGCCCGCCTCCCGCACGAGGTGAGCGAGCGCCTCCAGAAGCGCTACCGCTTCTACTTCTGGGACGAGGCCGCGGGCGATGTGCGCTGGATGTGCTCCTTCGACACCACGGAGGAGGACGTGGACGGCTTCATCACCGCCGTCAAGGAGGAAATGGGCCGCTAG
- a CDS encoding SDR family NAD(P)-dependent oxidoreductase, with protein MTTPTSSPSPNEPGERPLDGAVVAVAGAAGPAGRATLLRLAEAGATVVASDSDPARLAEAVDAARYAHGGASVTGETVDLLDLDAARAWADRTEKEFGRVDGLIHLVGGWRGSKTFADAPLADWDTLHNLLIRTAQHTSLAFHDALLRSGKGRFVLISAGGAAKPTAGNAAYAAAKAAAEAWTLALADSFRKLGGEGDPSAAAAILVVKALVHDAMRAERPNAKFAGFTDVKELAEAITGLWDQPAQEVNGTRLWLTPKP; from the coding sequence ATGACCACACCGACGTCGAGCCCCAGCCCGAACGAACCGGGCGAGCGGCCGCTGGACGGTGCGGTGGTGGCGGTGGCCGGCGCGGCCGGCCCCGCGGGCCGGGCCACGCTGCTCCGCCTCGCCGAGGCCGGCGCCACCGTCGTCGCCTCCGACTCCGACCCGGCGCGGCTGGCCGAGGCCGTGGACGCGGCGCGCTACGCCCACGGCGGCGCCAGCGTCACCGGCGAGACGGTCGACCTGCTCGACCTCGACGCCGCCCGCGCGTGGGCCGACCGCACCGAGAAGGAGTTCGGCCGGGTCGACGGGCTGATCCACCTGGTCGGCGGCTGGCGCGGCAGCAAGACCTTCGCCGACGCCCCGCTCGCCGACTGGGACACCCTGCACAATCTGCTGATCCGGACCGCCCAGCACACCTCCCTCGCCTTCCACGACGCCCTGCTGCGCAGCGGCAAGGGACGCTTTGTGCTGATCAGCGCGGGGGGCGCGGCCAAGCCCACCGCGGGCAACGCCGCGTACGCCGCCGCCAAGGCCGCCGCCGAGGCATGGACGCTCGCGCTCGCCGACTCCTTCCGCAAACTGGGGGGCGAGGGCGACCCCTCGGCGGCCGCTGCCATCCTGGTGGTCAAGGCGCTGGTGCACGACGCCATGCGGGCGGAGCGCCCCAACGCGAAGTTCGCGGGCTTCACGGACGTCAAGGAGCTGGCCGAGGCCATCACCGGACTCTGGGACCAGCCCGCCCAGGAAGTGAACGGAACCCGCCTGTGGCTGACCCCCAAGCCGTGA